GTTTTGTCCCTTTGTTGCAGCCCCTTTTCCTCCGCCACGGCCTTCTCCAGATCCTCAAGGAGCTCCGGGGCGACCGCCATGCCCGCCGCGTGGTGATGCGCCCGAGCAACGGTCGAGTCCACGCTCACCAGGCTGAGATCGACATCGTCGCGAGCCTCCGCCTCGGCGATCATCGCGTCCATGAGGGTCTGGAAGACCTCGTCACGCGCCCACATCCGGAACCGGTCGTAGATCGTCGACCAGGAGCCGTAGCTCTCCGGCACATCCCGCCAGGGACTGCCGGTCCGGAACCTCCACATCACCGCGCTGAAGTAGCGGCGCAGGTCAGGGATCGGTCCGAACGCCCCCAGCGGCAGGTGCGGCTCGATCAACTCCCACTCGGCATCGGTCAGATCATCACGAGTCATGCGACCGGTCTACCCCGGCCAGCACCCTCCTGAAGCGAGAATGACCGATCCCGTGATCTCAACTCAGAACAGGCCCTAGTCACGTTTCACGTGAAACACGACCTCGTTTCACGAAAAAGGAGGTCGTGTTTCACGTGAAACATCGTGGCGGGTGAGCGGCCAGGCGAGCAGTCCGACAGATAGCGCGATGGCGTGGCCAAGATCGGTGAACGTACCGCCGGTGGCGAGGGGGAGCCCGAAGAAGGCGACTGCTCCGGCCAGGTAGAGCCATCGCCAGGGGCCGGGGAGCCGGTAGGTGAGGACACCGACGGCAGCCGCGAGACCGTAGCTGACGCCGATGTCGACGACATGGGTCATGCTGCGCGGGGCTCGGTGGTCCTCGATGGCCATCAGCAGGATCCTCTGGCTGACCAGGGTGGCGATGATATGGGCGCTCGCCACGATCAGGAGCCAGCGCTGCGTGCCGAGCCAGCGTTCGACGGGCGCGTAGAAGAGCTCGAAGAGAACGGCGTAGAGGGCGAGCGAGGCCGGGTTCTCGATCCAGAACGCGCTGCTGAGGAGCGCCCGTACGGGGTGTTGGACGAGCTGATGGATGTTGCTGCTGTTGCGGTGGAGCAGAACGTGCTCGACCCGGTCGGGCGCGATCACGACGACGATGCTGGTGACGGCGATGATCAGCAGCCAGATGTGCGTCCCGGGTGAGGAGCGTATCCAGGACCGCAGGGG
Above is a genomic segment from Streptomyces sp. NBC_01233 containing:
- a CDS encoding rhomboid-like protein, encoding MIEHTEPEPSRPLRSWIRSSPGTHIWLLIIAVTSIVVVIAPDRVEHVLLHRNSSNIHQLVQHPVRALLSSAFWIENPASLALYAVLFELFYAPVERWLGTQRWLLIVASAHIIATLVSQRILLMAIEDHRAPRSMTHVVDIGVSYGLAAAVGVLTYRLPGPWRWLYLAGAVAFFGLPLATGGTFTDLGHAIALSVGLLAWPLTRHDVSRETRPPFS